Proteins encoded by one window of Melanotaenia boesemani isolate fMelBoe1 chromosome 10, fMelBoe1.pri, whole genome shotgun sequence:
- the LOC121647768 gene encoding ankyrin repeat and SOCS box protein 15-like has product MNTYEEYDEEELNNYIIQCSIQDSCHDAFLKSAASLTASTDENLRVLAAIEQGEVSVLRQMLKHVFAFSESDGRGWLPLHRAASQPVLEVLETILRLEAQRLSLEERTVVGGETPLTLAVKAGLVQNVKSLLQYGASPHSTNSKNETPLLLAVRAGSHEMTHTLVANGAWVEQACRKRWTAMHEAAKAGNVDILMLLLRNGGRVNHKDVTGVTPLAVAAEHGHFHIMEILLGCGGKVNSQACNGESVLLDAAGSGSTACIQLLLDNGANPNLPSITGHLPIHKAAYAGHHDALKMLIPLTNKKAIKEAGQSPVHSAAEGGHSHCLQLLLACGFDVNYRMNTRNSENYRDMRKSALYFAVSNGDMECTKMLLTAGAKTDLDPLCCLLVAVRSGHYDIVKLLLAAKANVNCYFTVVSDTVFPTALQYCLKDEVMMRLLLNSGYDVDKCFHCHHDNAIDAMNEVEEKIPFCEFMTLCCLKHLSGSVVRILLDYVSHVHMCSKLRFILEKQREWPQICEILCNPCPLKHLCRLEIRKRLTLKRLNNREIMNSPIFPPRLKHFILYEELDLYSQGPESIV; this is encoded by the exons ATGAACACCTACGAAGAATATGATGAAGAAGAACTCAACAACTACATCATTCAGTGCAGTATACAAGACTCCTGTCATGATGCTTTTCTGAAGTCTGCAGCCAG TTTAACAGCATCGACAGATGAAAATCTCAGAGTCCTGGCAGCTATTGAGCAAG GGGAAGTTTCTGTGCTCAGACAGATGCTGAAGCATGTCTTTGCTTTCAGTGAGTCAGATGGTCGAGGCTGGCTTCCACTCCATCGGGCTGCATCGCAGCCGGTGCTGGAGGTTCTAGAGACCATCCTGAGAT tggAGGCTCAGCGGCTCAGTCTGGAGGAGAGGACTGTTGTTGGAGGAGAGACGCCGTTGACTCTGGCAGTTAAAGCTGGACTTGTGCAGAATGTAAAGAGCCTGCTGCAGTATGGAGCATCACCTCACAGCACAAATAGCAAGAATGAGACACCACTGCTGCTGG CAGTGAGAGCTGGCTCTCATGAGATGACACACACACTGGTGGCTAACGGCGCTTGGGTAGAGCAAGCCTGCCGGAAGAGATGGACAGCCATGCATGAGGCGGCCAAGGCTGGCAACGTGGACATCCTGATGCTGCTGCTAAGAAACGGCGGCCGTGTAAACCACAAGGACGTGACGGGAGTGACGCCGCTTGCTGTGGCTGCTGAGCACGGACATTTCCACATCATGGAGATTCTACTTGGCTGTG GTGGAAAGGTGAACTCTCAGGCCTGTAATGGGGAAAGTGTCCTGCTGGATGCAGCCGGATCAGGAAGCACCGCCTGTATTCAGCTGTTGCTGGACAATGGAGCCAACCCCAACCTGCCCAGCATAACTGGACATCTGCCCATTCACAAGGCAGCATATGCCGGGCACCATGA TGCTCTGAAAATGCTGATCCCACTGACCAACAAGAAAGCCATTAAAGAGGCAGGTCAGAGTCCAGTCCACTCTGCGGCAGAGGGAGGCCATAGCCACTGTCTGCAACTCCTACTAGCCTGTGGCTTTGATGTAAACTACCGCATGAACACCAGAAACTCTGAAAACTACCGGGACATGAGAAAAAGTGCCCTGTACTTTGCTGTCTCAAACGGCGATATGGagtgcaccaaaatgttgcttACAGCGGGAGCAAAGACAGACTTGGACCCCCTGTGTTGCCTCCTGGTGGCGGTCCGGTCTGGTCATTACGACATTGTGAAGCTGCTACTGGCAGCCAAAGCAAATGTGAACTGTTACTTCACGGTGGTGAGCGACACAGTGTTTCCTACAGCACTGCAGTACTGCCTCAAGGATGAGGTCATGATGCGGCTTCTGCTCAACAGCGGCTATGATGTGGACAAATGCTTTCACTGTCACCATGACAACGCAATTGACGCTATGAATGAAGTAGAGGAAAAAATTCCG TTCTGTGAGTTCATGACTCTCTGCTGCCTCAAGCATCTGTCTGGAAGTGTGGTCCGGATTCTGCTGGATTACGTCAGCCATGTCCACATGTGCTCCAAACTCAGGTTCATCTTGGAAAAACAGAGAGAGTGGCCCCAAATATGTGAAATACTCT GCAATCCTTGTCCCTTAAAGCACCTCTGTAGGCTGGAGATCCGGAAGCGTTTGACCCTGAAGAGACTGAACAACCGTGAAATCATGAACTCACCCATTTTCCCCCCAAGACTAAAGCACTTCATTCTGTACGAGGAGCTGGACCTTTACAGCCAGGGTCCTGAATCTATCGTCTAA